The following nucleotide sequence is from Alphaproteobacteria bacterium.
AGAGCCATTTGCCCCTACTAAAGCAACTGGGTTTGGCAATAAATCAAAAGTAGTATGATAATAACTACGAAAATTACTAAGAGTTAGACTAGTAATAGCTGGCAAACTATCCGTAGCCTTTTTTAAAAAAGGCTCTATATTAGAATGCAAAACATAAGATGAAATTGTATTCTCCTATTATTCACACACGCATAGGCATAAGAATATAAAGAGCCGCTTGATCTTCGGTATCATTAATCAAAACAGGCGAAGCCGCATCTGATAAAGAAAATTTTATTTTTTCTCCTTCAATTTGCTGAACTATATCCATAAGATAACGGGCATTAAAACCTATTTCTAAATCATCCGCTTTATAATTTATTTCTACTTCTTCGAATGCTGTGCCGTTTTCAGGACTGCTTGCATGAATAGATAAAACAGAAGGTTTTAAATGCAATTTAACTGCTCTTGATTTATCACTACAAATAGTTGCAACACGATCAACAGCCTGGGCAAACATATTTCTTTCAACGGTAAACATTTTATCATTATTTTCTGGGATAACTTTTTGATAATCCGGAAAAGCCCTATCAATAAGTTTAGATACAAGAAAAGCATCCCCAACAGAAAAACTTATCTTTGTGTCAGAAAAAGATATTTTAATAGGATCATTAAATTCATCTACCAGTTTTTTAAGCTCCGTCACGGTTTTTCTTGGTATAATAATTCCAGAATCTAAACCTATATTATCAGATAATTTAACCTCTACTCGTGCTAAACGATGACCATCCGTGGCCACAGACCGCAACATTATTCCTTCTGATGTTTTAAGTGTATGGAGGAAAATACCATTGAGATAATATCGTGCCTCTTCCGTTGAAATCGCAAATTTTGTTCGATCAATTAATTTTTTTAAAAAATCTGCTGGGATAAAAAAATTATGTGTTAAATCATCTACAGCTAATGAAGGGAAATCATCACGGGGTAATGTTGAAAGTGTAAATTTTGAACGTCCAGCTTTTAAAAACAATTGACCT
It contains:
- the dnaN gene encoding DNA polymerase III subunit beta; amino-acid sequence: MKIIVDRAILLKSLLHIQSVVERRNTIPILSNVLIEAEQDRLDLTATDLDITIVEKIPSQTLAPGSVTLPAHTLYDIVRKLPEGCELHLEESKAGQLFLKAGRSKFTLSTLPRDDFPSLAVDDLTHNFFIPADFLKKLIDRTKFAISTEEARYYLNGIFLHTLKTSEGIMLRSVATDGHRLARVEVKLSDNIGLDSGIIIPRKTVTELKKLVDEFNDPIKISFSDTKISFSVGDAFLVSKLIDRAFPDYQKVIPENNDKMFTVERNMFAQAVDRVATICSDKSRAVKLHLKPSVLSIHASSPENGTAFEEVEINYKADDLEIGFNARYLMDIVQQIEGEKIKFSLSDAASPVLINDTEDQAALYILMPMRV